Proteins co-encoded in one Cercospora beticola chromosome 7, complete sequence genomic window:
- a CDS encoding uncharacterized protein (antiSMASH:Cluster_1): MKSSILLTIVASYISCTNAAACFSAGHLQNGCQEPQSWSWTCVPSEGDPSMAKGPPKNACTYKATQESSYKQYCCAEDGPYSIE, encoded by the exons ATGAAGTCATCGATTCTCTTGACGATAGTTGCCTCCTACATCTCCTGCACCAATGCAGCAGCCTGCTTCTCTGCTGGACACCTGCAAAATGGTTGCCAGGAGCCACAATCATGGTCATGGACT TGCGTGCCCAGCGAAGGAGATCCTTCCATGGCCAAGGGTCCTCCAAAGAATGCTTGCACCTACAAAGCAACTCAAGAGTCCTCCTACAAGCAATATTGC TGTGCGGAAGATGGACCATACAGCATCGAATAG